Proteins encoded within one genomic window of Polaribacter sp. NJDZ03:
- a CDS encoding helix-turn-helix domain-containing protein, translated as MKKEFRSGCPISSTLDIVGDKWSLLIIRDMLIKHKKTFKEISDSDESIAPSILSARLKLLESFKLISKTKIPENKKENIYLLTEKGIRLTPIIIEFSLWGDTNMREFNEIKNIEGLNLDKSYVIKTVEDRYNSMLLNFQ; from the coding sequence ATGAAAAAAGAATTTCGTTCTGGCTGTCCAATCTCTTCTACATTAGATATTGTAGGAGATAAATGGTCTTTGTTAATTATACGAGATATGTTAATTAAACATAAAAAGACGTTCAAAGAAATATCTGATTCAGACGAGAGTATTGCGCCAAGTATTTTGTCTGCACGCTTAAAATTGTTGGAATCTTTTAAATTAATATCCAAGACAAAAATACCTGAAAACAAAAAAGAAAATATTTATTTGTTAACAGAAAAAGGAATTCGTTTAACTCCAATAATTATAGAATTCAGTTTGTGGGGTGATACTAATATGAGAGAATTTAATGAAATAAAGAATATAGAGGGTTTAAATTTAGATAAGTCTTATGTTATTAAAACAGTTGAAGATCGTTATAATTCTATGTTACTTAATTTTCAATAA